The genomic interval ATAACGCGTTATGATACTATATAACTAGTTAAGGAGGGGATGAGATGAGCAAGGCGTTACAAGAAAAGATAGAAGAATTATTTCAAGCGACAAAAGACCTTATGAGCCTTGAGGAGATTAAGCCACATTGCGATCGCTTCAATGAATGGCTGAATGAACAGAACTACAGCGAAGCAACGCTAGGGACTAAGTTTAGTGCTTATGGCTTTTACAAGAAATTCAAAAATCTGGACTTGAAACCAGGGGAGAACGCTGAAGTAATTGCTAAACACGATGCTGAAGGTAACGTCAAGGGACATGAACTAAAGCACTATGTACCCTTGCTATGTGGTTTGAATAAGCAGCAGTGGGACGAGCGGAATCAAAGCACGCGAGTAATTGACCGTCTTGAGAACAGCACAGAAATTGACCCCGACAGCTATCTGGAAGTGACTGGGAAGTTGTTAGCCAGCGACGACCCTCATGAGTTGGCTGTTGGCTTGATTGCCGCAACCGGACGACGACCCCACGAGATTATTGCCCGTGCTAAGTTCGCTGCTATTAAAGATAAACCTTATCACGTGAAGTTCGAGGGGCAAGGCAAAAAGCGCGGTGACAAACCAGTATTTGAGATTGCTACACTCTTTCCTGCCGACTACGTAATCAAAGCTTTAGCTAGGTTACGCAAGGAATCTAGCACCCAATCATTACTCCAAGAGGTCGCGAAAGGCTCTCCTAGCATTACCAAGCAGAATATAGAGATTGATAACCGCCGTGGTCAGTCGTTGCGCCGTGTTGTTCGGACTTACTTCGGAGATAAAGGACAAAAAACACCAGTACTCGCTTTCCGTTACGGTGACGACCAAGATAATAACAAAGCATTAAGGGCTGCTTACGCCGTGTTAGCTACAGAGCGTGATTGCCATGGCTCGTATGGAGCAAAGATTTTATATGCCTCTAGAATCCTTGGTCATTTCACACCACAAATTCAAGATGACAGGGTACTAGGAAAGCTCGCTACGTCAGCAGGTTACAGCGACTATTACGTTACTAAGCCAGTGAGGTTTGTTGAAGTGGATGTAGAGAAACTAGCTAATGTCAAAGCATCGGTCTCAGATTTAGAAAAAGTTAAGGAACTACAAAAGCTTTGGGGGTTCCCTGGTCAAAAAGAAGTCGTTCATCGGTTACTACAATCCATGGACCATATCCAATCGCTGGAGCGCCGATTGGTTGAGTCTCAGCAGAAGATTGTTCACTTGCAGGAAGTGATAACTGTTTACGAAAAACAGGTAGTAGAGTTACAGCAACAAAATCAGCGACTTAAAGAGGAGTCACAAGTAATGAGCCAGCAACCACAAATTACACCCGTATCTGAAGCTTCTACTGTTGAAAGCACAGGCGTCCCAAGTGAAAGCCGTATCGACAAGCTGGAAGCGCAAACGGCACGACTAGAACAGATGATGCAGCAGATGATGGAGATGATGAGTTCTGGCGCGGCAACCGCAACCAAACCACAAGAGGAAGTGGCAACAGTACCACAAGAAAAACCTGAGACAGGTCGCAAGTTACCCGAACCTAAGCCCGAAATAGATTGGGGGGGTATCTCAAACGAGCAATTGAGAAACATGAAAGCACCAGGCGCGGTGGAGGAAAAAATTTATCGGGCGTTTCGTGCGATCGCCGA from Mastigocladopsis repens PCC 10914 carries:
- a CDS encoding protelomerase family protein translates to MSKALQEKIEELFQATKDLMSLEEIKPHCDRFNEWLNEQNYSEATLGTKFSAYGFYKKFKNLDLKPGENAEVIAKHDAEGNVKGHELKHYVPLLCGLNKQQWDERNQSTRVIDRLENSTEIDPDSYLEVTGKLLASDDPHELAVGLIAATGRRPHEIIARAKFAAIKDKPYHVKFEGQGKKRGDKPVFEIATLFPADYVIKALARLRKESSTQSLLQEVAKGSPSITKQNIEIDNRRGQSLRRVVRTYFGDKGQKTPVLAFRYGDDQDNNKALRAAYAVLATERDCHGSYGAKILYASRILGHFTPQIQDDRVLGKLATSAGYSDYYVTKPVRFVEVDVEKLANVKASVSDLEKVKELQKLWGFPGQKEVVHRLLQSMDHIQSLERRLVESQQKIVHLQEVITVYEKQVVELQQQNQRLKEESQVMSQQPQITPVSEASTVESTGVPSESRIDKLEAQTARLEQMMQQMMEMMSSGAATATKPQEEVATVPQEKPETGRKLPEPKPEIDWGGISNEQLRNMKAPGAVEEKIYRAFRAIADYNDNAPSNNDRWYIGSVTLSSVSGCNRQAVGDWVKTHQLTVDDHNNKYALGQYHNKRHKGVEITDLVKLWE